The region CCTCCGAGGCCCCGGCATGGCACCAGTAGAGCTCGAGCTTGAGCACACTCCGGTCCCCCGGCCTCCGTCGGGGGCCTGGCTCTCGGCCTACGACGTGGCGAAGGTCGCCTTCTTCCTCTTCGGATTCCCGCGCAACGGCTTCGGGTCGGTGGACGTCACGAGCCGCTGCAACCTGCGCTGCCGGCACTGCTACTACTTCGCCGGCCCGGAAGAGGACCTCCCGCGCGAGCTGAGCGCCGATCAATGGGAGGCTCGCCTGCAGGAGCTCCGACGCTCCAACTCGCGCTGGCAGTTCCCGTTCTTCAACTGCACCTGGGTCGGAGGCGACCCGCTACTCCGGCAGGATGTCATCGCGCGCTGCAAGCCGTACTTCCGGTACAACACCATCGTCACCAACGGCACCATCCCGCTTCCCAACTGGCCTGACGTCAACTGGTACATCTCGATCGACGGCGACGAGACGCTGCACGAGGAGCTGCGAGACCCGTCGGGCCACTTCCGGCGTAACGGACGCCCCGGCATCTACCGTCGGATCGTCGATAACGTCTCCCGGAACCGGCACCTCGGCGTCACGATCGCGTACTGCATTACGCGAGACAACGTCCGCTGCATCGAGCAGGTCGTAAAGGACTGGAATGCGGCCGGCGCGAAACACATCACCTTCGACTTCTTCACGCCGGTCGCGGGCCTCGACGACCGGATGTGGCTCGACTTCGCCGAGCGCGACGCGGTGCTCGACAAGCTGGTGGCCCTGCGACGGATCTACGGTGACTTCTTCGTCATCCCGGAGCGCGTGCTGCGGCTGATGCGCTCGGACCGTTGCCGCGAGGTCACCGCGACCTGCCTGCTGGCACGGCGTTCGTTTGCCCTCGACGCGGGCGGTCGCCAGAAGGGCAAGTGCGTCATGGGGGACGCCGCGGACTGCAGTCGCTGCGGCTGCGTCGTGCCGTTCTACCTCCGCTCCCTCACCGATCGCCCCCTGATCCTCGGGGACGTGGGACGCGAGCTCGCCACCGCGGGCCGGCGCCTCGCCTCGGACCTGGCCGCACACGTTCTCCCCTGAGCATCCGACCCATGCCCATGCACCTTCCTCGCTCCTCCTCGATGCCGCGCGCAGTCCCGCGCCGACGGACCGCAGGCCCCCGGCTCCTCGCGGCTTTGGCCCTCCTCGCAGCGGCAGCCCCGGCCCACGCCCAGGAGGGGAAATCGTCCCCGGCTGCGACGGGTCTACGGCTCACGCTGGCGCAGCTCATCACGCAGGCGCGGCAGAAATACCCCGGCGTGGAGGCCGCGCAGCGCGCGCTCGAAGGGATGGAGGCACAGCTCTATCGCGCCAAGTGGGCCTGGCTCCCGCAGGGCCAGATGCGCGGCTTCGTGGCCCCCTCTCCCGACATCAAGTGTCTGGACCAGAACGGAAAACCCAGCACGACCAACTGCTTCAGCACGACCAGCGTGGACGCCCGCTCCTTCAACATCTCGGGGATCCTCGCCCGGATCGAGCTCGACGTCGGCGTCCCGCTCTACACC is a window of Deltaproteobacteria bacterium DNA encoding:
- a CDS encoding radical SAM protein yields the protein MAPVELELEHTPVPRPPSGAWLSAYDVAKVAFFLFGFPRNGFGSVDVTSRCNLRCRHCYYFAGPEEDLPRELSADQWEARLQELRRSNSRWQFPFFNCTWVGGDPLLRQDVIARCKPYFRYNTIVTNGTIPLPNWPDVNWYISIDGDETLHEELRDPSGHFRRNGRPGIYRRIVDNVSRNRHLGVTIAYCITRDNVRCIEQVVKDWNAAGAKHITFDFFTPVAGLDDRMWLDFAERDAVLDKLVALRRIYGDFFVIPERVLRLMRSDRCREVTATCLLARRSFALDAGGRQKGKCVMGDAADCSRCGCVVPFYLRSLTDRPLILGDVGRELATAGRRLASDLAAHVLP